One stretch of Gemmatimonadaceae bacterium DNA includes these proteins:
- a CDS encoding acyltransferase, with the protein MSDAPFIHESSYVDEGAQVGRGTRIWHFCHVLGGAVIGERCSLGQNVVVMNGVRIGNNVKIQNNVSVYEGVVLEDDVFCGPSMVFTNVVNPRSHVTRKHEYKTTRVRRGASIGANATIVCGVTLGEYAFIGAGAVVTRDVHPYALIAGVPGRRIGWMCQCGERLPDVGAGTCPACGTTYERHGEGIRPAAARGS; encoded by the coding sequence ATGAGCGACGCTCCGTTCATTCACGAGAGTTCCTATGTGGACGAGGGGGCCCAGGTCGGCCGCGGCACGCGCATCTGGCATTTCTGCCACGTGCTGGGCGGCGCGGTGATCGGAGAGCGGTGCAGCCTGGGCCAGAATGTCGTGGTCATGAACGGCGTGCGCATCGGGAACAACGTGAAGATCCAGAACAACGTCTCGGTGTACGAGGGCGTGGTGCTGGAGGACGACGTGTTCTGCGGGCCGTCGATGGTGTTCACCAATGTCGTCAACCCGCGCAGCCACGTCACGCGCAAGCACGAGTACAAGACGACACGCGTGCGCCGGGGTGCGTCGATCGGAGCCAACGCCACGATCGTATGCGGGGTGACGCTCGGCGAGTACGCGTTCATCGGTGCTGGCGCGGTGGTGACACGCGACGTGCACCCGTACGCCCTCATTGCCGGAGTACCGGGGCGCCGCATCGGCTGGATGTGCCAGTGCGGCGAACGGCTTCCCGACGTGGGCGCCGGCACCTGCCCGGCCTGCGGCACCACCTACGAGCGCCACGGCGAGGGGATCCGGCCCGCCGCGGCGCGCGGCTCCTGA
- a CDS encoding Gfo/Idh/MocA family oxidoreductase, with amino-acid sequence MTHRTFDIAVVGCGRISKNHFDAIAKTDGLRLVAVCDVDAERARSAGEEHGVPWFTSYEELLGGVACDIVTLCTPSGLHAPQGILAARAGRHVLSEKPMATSLGAADDLVEACDAAGVQLFVVKQNRLNPPIQLLRRAVDKERFGRIYMANVTVRWQRPQEYYDAAPWRGTWEFDGGAIMNQASHYVDLMQWLVGPVESVVAKTATQARRIEAEDSGAAVLRFRSGALGVIEVNVLTYPRNLEGSITILGEKGSVKVGGTAVNKVEHWSFAEYDDDDKLVESVNTSPPNVYGFGHLGYYGNVLAVLRGEAKPDTDGRAGRKSLELVLAMYESARTGATVPIPLRSGA; translated from the coding sequence ATGACCCATCGAACGTTCGACATCGCCGTCGTCGGCTGCGGCCGCATCAGCAAGAACCACTTCGACGCCATCGCCAAGACCGATGGGTTGCGGCTGGTCGCCGTGTGCGACGTGGACGCGGAACGGGCACGGTCGGCCGGTGAGGAACACGGCGTACCGTGGTTCACGTCGTACGAGGAACTGCTCGGTGGCGTGGCGTGCGACATCGTCACGCTGTGCACGCCCTCCGGGCTGCACGCTCCGCAAGGCATTCTGGCGGCGCGGGCCGGCCGGCATGTGCTCAGCGAGAAGCCGATGGCCACTTCCCTGGGCGCGGCGGACGATCTCGTGGAGGCTTGCGACGCCGCCGGCGTCCAACTGTTCGTGGTCAAGCAGAACCGGTTGAATCCGCCCATCCAACTGTTGCGCCGGGCGGTCGACAAGGAGCGGTTCGGGCGCATCTACATGGCAAACGTCACGGTGCGGTGGCAGCGCCCGCAGGAGTACTACGACGCGGCACCCTGGCGTGGCACGTGGGAGTTCGACGGCGGCGCGATCATGAACCAGGCCTCGCACTACGTGGATCTGATGCAGTGGCTCGTCGGCCCGGTGGAAAGCGTGGTCGCCAAGACGGCCACGCAGGCGCGCCGCATCGAGGCCGAAGATTCCGGGGCCGCAGTGCTCCGGTTCCGGTCCGGCGCCCTCGGGGTGATCGAGGTCAACGTTCTCACCTACCCCCGTAACCTCGAGGGCTCCATCACGATCCTCGGCGAGAAGGGGTCGGTGAAGGTCGGCGGCACCGCCGTGAACAAGGTCGAACATTGGTCCTTCGCCGAGTATGACGACGACGACAAACTGGTGGAGTCGGTGAACACGTCCCCGCCCAACGTGTATGGGTTCGGGCACCTGGGCTACTATGGCAATGTGCTCGCCGTGCTGCGGGGCGAGGCCAAGCCGGATACGGACGGGCGGGCGGGGCGGAAGTCGCTGGAACTGGTCTTGGCTATGTACGAGTCGGCCCGGACGGGGGCGACGGTCCCGATCCCGCTTCGCAGCGGAGCGTAG
- a CDS encoding GDP-mannose 4,6-dehydratase: MTRRALVTGGGGFVGQWIGRALLGQGWEVYAAGVGTPGARVLSRTEHQAIHWLTMDVRSRQDVAGALDESRPDAVLHLAGISYLPSAADAPAEAWSVNVLGAVTLLSEVTRRRAVGALDPRVLVVGSAQQYGRHDAAELPLSETAEQRPLTVYAASKAAQEIAALQAFRADGVQVLTTRSFNHSGVGHDDHFLLPALVRRVLAIRRGARDTIRIGNGDTIRDYLHVADVVDAYLALLDRGTPGEAYNVCSGEGVGVRELTECVLDRAGVSAEISSDPSLQRSEDVPALVGNPEKLIRATGWRPRLTRDDIIDDLFHAATL, translated from the coding sequence GTGACCAGACGCGCGCTCGTCACCGGCGGCGGGGGGTTCGTCGGCCAGTGGATCGGTCGCGCACTGCTCGGCCAAGGCTGGGAGGTCTACGCCGCTGGTGTCGGGACCCCCGGGGCGCGCGTGCTGAGCCGCACCGAGCATCAGGCCATCCATTGGCTGACCATGGACGTGCGCTCGCGGCAGGACGTGGCGGGCGCCCTCGACGAGAGCCGGCCCGACGCCGTCCTCCACCTGGCCGGAATCAGCTACCTGCCGAGCGCCGCCGACGCACCCGCCGAGGCGTGGTCGGTGAACGTCCTGGGCGCCGTGACCCTGCTGTCCGAGGTGACGCGGCGTCGGGCGGTCGGAGCGCTCGATCCGCGCGTGCTCGTGGTCGGAAGCGCCCAGCAGTACGGGCGCCACGATGCGGCGGAACTGCCCCTCTCCGAGACGGCAGAGCAGCGGCCGCTCACCGTGTACGCGGCGTCCAAGGCGGCACAGGAGATCGCCGCCCTCCAGGCTTTCCGCGCCGACGGCGTTCAGGTGCTCACGACGCGGAGCTTCAATCACTCCGGCGTGGGGCATGACGACCACTTCCTGCTCCCCGCGCTGGTCCGGCGGGTGCTGGCCATCCGCCGCGGCGCTCGCGACACGATCCGTATCGGGAACGGCGACACGATCCGCGACTATCTTCATGTGGCCGACGTGGTGGATGCCTACCTGGCGTTGCTCGACCGCGGGACGCCGGGCGAGGCCTACAACGTCTGCAGCGGGGAAGGGGTGGGGGTGCGCGAATTGACCGAATGCGTGCTGGATCGGGCAGGGGTGAGCGCCGAGATTTCGAGCGACCCGTCGCTGCAGCGTTCGGAGGACGTGCCGGCGCTGGTGGGCAATCCCGAGAAGCTGATCCGTGCCACCGGGTGGCGACCGCGCCTTACCCGCGACGATATCATCGACGATCTATTTCATGCCGCGACGCTCTGA
- a CDS encoding nucleotide sugar dehydrogenase, with amino-acid sequence MSKRALLDKIDRREVVIGVIGLGYVGLPLAIEFAKAGLRVVGYDISDRVIGILNRGESHIKDVTSADVAAMLAAGRFTATTDESRLAEVDAISIAVPTPLVKTRDPDMSYIIAAAETIGRHVHAGQLIVLESTTYPGTTRELLKPMLEQSGLTVGSDVFLAFSPERVDPGNPRFHTGNTPKVVGGVTPACTEVAAALYRVCIESVVEVSSAETAELSKLLENTFRSVNIGLANEMAIMCDKLGVDVWEVIEAAATKPFGFMKFTPGPGIGGHCIPLDPHYLAWKMRTLNYKTRFIDLASEINSQMPAYVVEKVAQGLNDRRKAVNGSRVLVLGVAYKQDIDDLRESPALDVIRLLEASGADVAFHDPHINMYREDDHEKFGVALTDAELESADAVVIVTAHAAVDYQRVVDHADLVIDSRNATVRTRPSRARVVTLATVRESDAFSEAGR; translated from the coding sequence ATGTCGAAGCGCGCGCTGTTGGACAAGATCGATCGCCGCGAGGTGGTGATCGGAGTGATCGGCCTCGGCTACGTCGGGCTGCCGCTGGCCATTGAGTTTGCGAAGGCCGGGCTGCGCGTGGTCGGCTACGACATCAGCGATCGTGTGATCGGGATCCTCAACCGGGGCGAGTCGCACATCAAGGATGTGACGTCGGCGGATGTCGCGGCCATGCTCGCCGCCGGCCGGTTCACGGCGACGACCGACGAATCGCGACTGGCCGAGGTGGACGCGATCTCGATTGCCGTGCCCACGCCCCTCGTCAAGACGCGCGACCCGGATATGAGCTACATCATCGCGGCGGCCGAGACGATCGGCCGCCACGTCCACGCCGGCCAGTTGATCGTGCTCGAGAGCACGACGTATCCCGGCACGACGCGCGAACTGCTCAAGCCGATGCTCGAGCAGTCGGGCCTCACCGTGGGCAGCGACGTGTTCCTCGCGTTCAGTCCGGAGCGCGTGGATCCAGGCAATCCGCGATTCCACACCGGCAACACGCCCAAGGTCGTGGGCGGCGTCACGCCGGCCTGCACGGAGGTCGCGGCGGCGCTGTACCGGGTGTGCATCGAGAGCGTGGTCGAGGTGTCGAGCGCCGAGACGGCGGAGTTGTCGAAGTTGCTCGAGAACACCTTCCGTTCGGTGAACATCGGGCTGGCGAACGAGATGGCGATCATGTGCGACAAGCTGGGCGTCGACGTGTGGGAGGTGATCGAGGCGGCCGCCACGAAACCGTTCGGCTTCATGAAATTCACGCCCGGGCCCGGCATCGGCGGCCACTGTATCCCGCTCGATCCGCATTATCTCGCGTGGAAGATGCGCACGCTCAACTACAAGACGCGGTTCATCGATCTGGCGAGCGAGATCAACAGCCAGATGCCTGCCTACGTGGTGGAGAAGGTGGCGCAGGGGCTCAACGACCGGCGGAAGGCGGTGAACGGCAGCCGCGTGCTGGTGCTCGGGGTGGCGTACAAGCAGGACATCGACGACCTCCGGGAGAGCCCGGCGCTGGACGTCATCCGGCTGCTCGAGGCCAGCGGCGCCGACGTCGCGTTCCACGATCCGCACATCAACATGTATCGCGAGGACGACCACGAGAAGTTCGGCGTCGCCCTGACCGACGCGGAGCTGGAATCGGCCGACGCGGTGGTGATCGTGACCGCCCATGCCGCCGTCGATTACCAGCGGGTGGTCGACCACGCCGACCTGGTGATCGACAGCCGCAATGCCACGGTCCGGACTCGTCCGTCGCGGGCACGCGTCGTGACGCTGGCCACCGTGCGCGAGTCCGATGCGTTCTCGGAGGCCGGCCGCTGA
- the rpmB gene encoding 50S ribosomal protein L28 yields MAIQRNRCYCCDKGVAFGNNVSHANNKTRRTWKPNLQVVRVMGGDGKIVKVKVCTRCLHAGKIKRAPRGRAA; encoded by the coding sequence ATGGCAATCCAGAGAAACCGCTGCTACTGCTGCGACAAGGGCGTCGCCTTCGGAAACAATGTCTCCCACGCCAACAACAAGACGCGTCGCACCTGGAAGCCCAACCTCCAGGTGGTGCGGGTGATGGGGGGCGATGGCAAGATCGTCAAGGTCAAGGTCTGTACGCGCTGCCTGCACGCCGGCAAGATCAAGCGGGCGCCGCGCGGCCGCGCGGCCTGA
- the carB gene encoding carbamoyl-phosphate synthase large subunit, with translation MPRRSDIHRILVIGSGPIVIGQGAEFDYSGTQAAKALKEEGYEVILVNSNPATIMTDPEVADRTYIEPVTPEFVELIIEREKPDALLPTMGGQTALNVAMALAQSGALARHGVELIGAKERSIAIAEDRKLFGEAMARIGLAVAKGGIATRLDEALEIVEETGFPAIIRPSYTLGGTGGGIAYNRDEFEDIVRRGLDESPTTQVLIERSVIGWKEFELEVMRDHADSVVIVCSIENLDPMGVHTGDSITVAPAMTLTDREYQVMRDAAVAIIREVGVEAGGCNIQFAVNPRDGEMLVIEMNPRVSRSSALASKATGFPIARIGAKLAVGYRLEEIPNDITKTTPASFEPVLDYVVVKIPRFAFEKFPHANPYLTTQMKSVGEAMAIGRTFKEALQKGLRALEIGRPGWTVAPRPVDDRLPDDSDAALAGALRQPTPERIFQIKRAFVAGMSVADVADLTAIDPWFLQQMLELVDAEQWYRGCASVGAFEMRRMKRMGFSDRQLGALRGETEHAVRAHRWALGVRPSYKMVDTCAGEFPSSTPYLYSCYDEETEAPKSGRKSVIILGSGPNRIGQGVEFDYCCVRAAMALREQGYETIMINSNPETVSTDFDTSDKLYFEPLTLEDVLEIVQREEPVGVIVQLGGQTPLKLTRPLEAAGVTILGTSPDAIDIAEDRRRFEKIAREVGLTQPPNGTATNVEEAVAAAQRIGYPVLVRPSYVLGGRAMQIVYDAPSLEHYFDTAVNVSEDRPVLIDRFLEDAFEVDVDAISDGTRVVIGGIMQHIEDAGIHSGDSACVLPPYLVTEQDMEVMREQTAAMARALGVVGLMNVQYAIKDHVVYVLEVNPRASRTVPFVSKAIGVPLASLAARVMMGETLDDIGFTEEVAPGYVSVKEAVFPFSKFPGTDPVLGPEMRSTGEVMGISDSFGTSFAKAQLAAGNGLPLDGTILVTVNDTDKPTVTPIARRFQEMGFRLLATRGTARYLRQRGIPSDAVFKVHEGRPNCHDLILNGDVQLLVNTPLGKHAQADDYTLRQAAIRNHVAYTTTMSAASAASDAILALRSRRPAVKSLQEWQAELRVEA, from the coding sequence ATGCCGCGACGCTCTGACATCCATCGCATTCTCGTCATCGGATCGGGCCCGATCGTCATCGGGCAGGGAGCGGAGTTCGACTACTCGGGCACCCAGGCCGCCAAAGCGCTCAAGGAAGAGGGCTACGAGGTCATTCTCGTGAACTCCAATCCGGCGACCATCATGACCGACCCCGAGGTGGCCGATCGCACGTACATCGAGCCGGTGACGCCCGAGTTCGTGGAGCTGATCATCGAGCGCGAGAAGCCCGACGCGCTGCTTCCCACGATGGGCGGCCAGACGGCCCTCAACGTGGCGATGGCGCTGGCCCAGTCGGGGGCGCTCGCGCGGCACGGCGTGGAACTGATCGGAGCCAAGGAGCGCTCGATCGCGATCGCCGAGGACCGCAAGCTGTTCGGCGAGGCGATGGCGCGCATCGGCCTGGCCGTGGCCAAGGGCGGCATCGCGACGAGGCTGGACGAGGCGCTGGAGATCGTCGAAGAGACGGGGTTTCCGGCGATCATCCGCCCCTCGTACACGCTGGGTGGCACGGGCGGCGGCATCGCCTACAACCGCGACGAGTTCGAGGACATCGTGCGGCGCGGGCTCGACGAATCGCCCACCACGCAGGTGCTCATCGAGCGCAGCGTGATCGGATGGAAAGAGTTCGAACTCGAGGTCATGCGCGATCACGCCGACAGCGTGGTCATCGTGTGCTCGATCGAGAATCTCGATCCGATGGGCGTGCACACCGGCGACTCGATCACCGTGGCGCCGGCCATGACGCTCACCGATCGCGAATACCAGGTGATGCGCGACGCTGCGGTGGCGATCATCCGCGAGGTGGGGGTGGAGGCCGGCGGCTGCAACATCCAGTTCGCCGTCAATCCGCGCGACGGGGAGATGCTGGTGATCGAGATGAACCCGCGCGTGTCGCGGTCCTCGGCGCTGGCGTCCAAGGCCACGGGGTTCCCGATCGCGCGCATCGGCGCCAAACTGGCCGTGGGCTACCGCCTCGAGGAGATCCCCAACGACATCACGAAGACCACGCCGGCGAGCTTCGAGCCGGTGCTCGACTACGTGGTGGTGAAGATCCCGCGGTTCGCGTTCGAGAAGTTCCCCCATGCCAATCCGTATCTCACTACGCAGATGAAATCGGTGGGCGAGGCGATGGCGATCGGGCGCACGTTCAAGGAGGCGTTGCAGAAGGGACTGCGCGCGCTCGAGATCGGGCGGCCGGGATGGACGGTGGCGCCGCGCCCGGTGGACGACCGGCTGCCCGACGACAGTGACGCCGCCCTGGCCGGCGCCCTGCGGCAGCCAACGCCGGAACGGATCTTCCAGATCAAGCGCGCGTTCGTGGCCGGCATGTCGGTGGCTGACGTGGCGGACCTCACCGCGATCGACCCGTGGTTCCTGCAGCAGATGCTCGAATTGGTGGATGCCGAGCAGTGGTACCGTGGATGCGCCTCGGTGGGTGCGTTCGAGATGCGGCGCATGAAGCGCATGGGATTCTCGGACCGCCAGTTGGGGGCGCTCCGGGGCGAGACCGAGCACGCGGTGCGCGCGCACCGGTGGGCGCTCGGCGTGCGGCCCTCGTACAAAATGGTCGATACGTGCGCGGGAGAATTCCCGTCGTCCACGCCGTACCTGTACAGCTGCTACGACGAGGAGACCGAAGCGCCGAAGAGCGGGCGCAAGTCGGTGATCATTCTGGGCAGCGGTCCCAACCGGATCGGGCAGGGGGTGGAGTTCGACTACTGCTGCGTGCGGGCCGCGATGGCGTTGCGCGAGCAGGGGTACGAGACGATCATGATCAACTCCAACCCCGAAACCGTCTCCACCGACTTCGACACATCCGACAAACTGTACTTCGAGCCGCTGACGCTGGAGGACGTGCTGGAGATCGTCCAGCGGGAGGAGCCGGTGGGGGTGATCGTGCAACTCGGTGGGCAGACCCCGCTCAAGTTGACGCGCCCGCTCGAGGCCGCCGGCGTCACGATCCTCGGAACGTCGCCCGACGCCATCGACATCGCCGAAGATCGGCGGCGGTTCGAGAAGATCGCGCGCGAGGTGGGGCTCACCCAACCGCCCAATGGCACGGCGACCAACGTCGAGGAGGCGGTCGCGGCCGCCCAGCGCATCGGGTATCCGGTGCTGGTGCGACCGTCGTACGTGCTGGGCGGGCGCGCGATGCAGATCGTCTACGATGCACCGTCGCTCGAGCACTATTTCGACACGGCGGTGAACGTGTCCGAAGACCGCCCGGTGCTCATCGATCGCTTCCTCGAAGACGCGTTCGAGGTGGACGTGGACGCGATCTCCGACGGCACGCGGGTGGTGATCGGCGGCATCATGCAGCACATCGAGGACGCCGGCATCCACTCCGGCGACTCGGCGTGCGTGCTGCCGCCGTACCTGGTCACCGAGCAGGACATGGAGGTCATGCGCGAGCAGACGGCGGCCATGGCCCGCGCGCTCGGCGTGGTGGGCCTGATGAACGTGCAGTACGCGATCAAGGACCACGTGGTGTACGTCCTCGAGGTGAATCCGCGGGCCAGCCGCACGGTGCCATTCGTGTCCAAAGCGATCGGCGTGCCGTTGGCGTCGCTGGCGGCGCGCGTGATGATGGGCGAGACCCTCGACGACATCGGGTTCACCGAGGAAGTGGCGCCGGGTTACGTGTCGGTGAAAGAGGCGGTGTTCCCGTTCAGCAAGTTCCCTGGCACCGACCCGGTGCTCGGCCCCGAGATGCGCTCGACCGGCGAGGTGATGGGGATCTCGGATTCGTTCGGAACCAGCTTTGCCAAGGCCCAGTTGGCGGCGGGGAACGGGCTCCCGCTCGACGGGACGATCCTCGTGACGGTCAACGACACCGACAAGCCGACCGTGACGCCGATCGCGCGGCGGTTCCAGGAGATGGGGTTCCGCCTGCTCGCCACGCGCGGGACGGCGCGTTACCTACGCCAGCGCGGTATTCCGTCGGACGCCGTGTTCAAGGTGCACGAAGGGCGACCCAACTGTCACGACCTCATCCTGAACGGCGACGTGCAACTCTTGGTGAACACGCCGCTCGGGAAGCACGCCCAGGCCGACGACTACACGCTGCGCCAGGCGGCGATCCGCAACCACGTGGCATACACGACCACGATGTCGGCGGCGAGCGCGGCCAGCGACGCCATCCTCGCCCTGCGGTCGCGCCGCCCGGCGGTGAAGTCGCTCCAGGAATGGCAGGCTGAACTCCGGGTGGAAGCATGA
- a CDS encoding GDP-mannose 4,6-dehydratase — MPTALITGITGQDGSYLAEFLLDKGYRVVGVVRRSSTTPYERIAHLIDRVELVSADLLDQTSLTDVMGDCKPDEVYNLAAQSFVQTSWSQPVLTGEFTALGVTRMLEAVKKAAPNARFYQASSSEMFGKVVESPQIETTPFYPRSPYGVAKVYGHWITVNYRESFGLYAVSGILFNHESPRRGLEFVTRKVTDGAVRIKLGLATELRLGNLESRRDWGYAGDYVDAMWRMLQRDAPEDYVIGTGHTWSVRQLCENAFRAVGLDYRDYVVQDPRFLRPAEVDLLVANPGKARRELGWEPKVGFAELIEMMVRADMDRHAPPGRK; from the coding sequence ATGCCCACCGCGCTGATCACCGGCATCACCGGACAGGATGGCTCCTACCTCGCCGAGTTCCTGCTCGACAAAGGGTACCGCGTCGTGGGCGTCGTCCGGCGCAGCTCCACCACGCCGTACGAGCGGATCGCGCACCTCATCGACCGCGTCGAGTTGGTCTCCGCCGACCTGCTCGACCAGACGTCGCTCACCGACGTCATGGGCGACTGCAAACCCGACGAGGTGTACAACCTCGCCGCGCAGAGCTTCGTGCAGACCTCGTGGTCGCAACCCGTGCTCACCGGCGAATTCACCGCCCTCGGCGTGACCCGCATGCTCGAGGCGGTCAAGAAGGCGGCCCCGAACGCGCGCTTCTACCAGGCCAGTTCGAGTGAGATGTTCGGCAAGGTGGTCGAGTCGCCCCAGATCGAGACCACCCCGTTCTACCCGCGCAGTCCGTACGGCGTGGCCAAAGTGTACGGCCATTGGATCACGGTCAACTACCGGGAGAGTTTTGGGCTGTACGCGGTGTCGGGCATCCTCTTCAATCACGAGAGCCCGCGCCGCGGCCTCGAGTTCGTGACCCGCAAGGTCACCGACGGCGCCGTGCGCATCAAGCTCGGACTGGCCACGGAACTGCGGCTTGGCAACCTCGAATCGCGCCGCGATTGGGGCTACGCCGGCGATTACGTGGACGCCATGTGGCGCATGCTGCAGCGGGATGCCCCCGAGGACTATGTCATCGGCACGGGGCACACCTGGTCGGTGCGGCAACTCTGCGAGAACGCCTTCAGGGCCGTCGGGCTCGACTATCGCGACTACGTCGTCCAGGACCCGCGGTTCCTCCGGCCCGCCGAGGTGGACCTCCTCGTCGCGAACCCCGGCAAGGCGCGCCGCGAGCTGGGATGGGAACCGAAGGTCGGGTTCGCGGAGCTCATCGAGATGATGGTCCGGGCCGACATGGACCGGCACGCCCCGCCCGGCCGGAAGTGA
- a CDS encoding DegT/DnrJ/EryC1/StrS family aminotransferase, giving the protein MPVPLLDLRAQHATIKDDVVKVLLELVDSQSFILGAPVERLEREVAELSHTPYAVGCASGTDALLLALRAVNAGPGDEVITTPFTFFATAGTIHNVGATPVFVDIEPDTFNISVDAIARAITPKTKAIVPVDLFGQMAPMEAIAQVAKGIPVIEDAAQSIGARRMIDGEWRLAGEVATIGTFSFFPSKNLGGYGDGGMMVTHDKALAERLKRLRMHGGSRQYFHDEVGYNSRLDALQAAVLSAKLPHLAAWSAKRRANAAYYNKALAGVAQVKTPVIDPANESIFNQYTLRCERRDELQAHLKTRGIGTSVYYPLPLHLQPCFAYLGFQAGAFPESERAAREVLSLPIYPELTMAQLDEVVGAVRTFYGA; this is encoded by the coding sequence ATGCCCGTTCCCCTGTTGGACCTGCGCGCGCAGCACGCCACGATCAAGGACGATGTCGTGAAGGTGCTGCTGGAGTTGGTGGACTCTCAGTCGTTCATTCTCGGCGCTCCGGTGGAGCGGTTGGAGCGCGAGGTCGCCGAACTGTCGCACACGCCCTACGCGGTGGGCTGCGCCAGCGGCACCGACGCCCTTCTCCTGGCGCTCCGCGCGGTGAACGCCGGCCCTGGCGACGAGGTGATCACCACCCCGTTCACCTTCTTCGCCACCGCCGGCACCATCCACAACGTGGGCGCGACGCCCGTGTTCGTGGACATCGAGCCCGACACGTTCAACATCTCGGTGGACGCGATCGCCAGGGCGATCACGCCCAAGACCAAGGCCATCGTGCCCGTGGACCTGTTCGGCCAGATGGCCCCGATGGAAGCCATCGCGCAGGTGGCGAAAGGCATCCCGGTGATCGAGGACGCGGCGCAATCGATCGGCGCGCGCCGGATGATCGACGGCGAGTGGCGCCTGGCCGGTGAGGTGGCGACCATCGGAACGTTCAGCTTCTTCCCGTCGAAGAACCTGGGCGGGTACGGGGACGGCGGGATGATGGTGACCCACGACAAGGCTCTGGCCGAGCGGCTCAAGCGCCTGCGGATGCACGGCGGCTCGCGACAGTACTTCCACGACGAGGTCGGGTACAACAGCCGGCTCGACGCGCTGCAGGCCGCGGTGCTCTCGGCCAAGCTGCCGCATCTCGCCGCATGGAGCGCCAAGCGGCGCGCCAATGCAGCGTACTACAACAAGGCGCTGGCCGGCGTCGCCCAGGTGAAGACACCGGTGATCGATCCGGCCAACGAGTCGATCTTCAATCAGTACACGCTGCGTTGCGAGCGGCGCGACGAGTTGCAGGCACACCTCAAGACGCGTGGCATCGGCACGTCGGTCTACTATCCACTGCCGCTCCACCTCCAGCCTTGCTTCGCCTACCTCGGCTTCCAGGCCGGGGCCTTCCCCGAGTCGGAGCGGGCGGCACGTGAGGTGCTGTCGCTACCCATCTATCCCGAGTTGACCATGGCCCAACTGGACGAGGTCGTGGGGGCCGTCCGAACATTCTATGGAGCCTGA
- the rplQ gene encoding 50S ribosomal protein L17 gives MRHANAGRALRRTGEQKRALMRNLATSLIEQGAIETTEAKAKELRPFVEKLITKAKAGTLHARRQAGRDIAKRAAADKLFQELGPRYAKRPGGYTRILKTGHRKGDGAEMARIELIEG, from the coding sequence ATGCGGCATGCCAACGCCGGCCGCGCGCTGCGCCGTACCGGTGAACAGAAGCGCGCGCTGATGCGCAACCTCGCGACCTCGCTCATCGAGCAGGGCGCGATCGAAACGACGGAAGCGAAGGCCAAGGAACTGCGGCCGTTCGTGGAGAAGCTGATCACCAAGGCCAAGGCCGGCACGCTGCACGCCCGCCGCCAGGCCGGACGGGACATCGCCAAGCGCGCCGCCGCGGACAAGCTGTTCCAGGAGCTGGGACCGCGGTACGCCAAACGTCCCGGTGGGTACACGCGCATCCTGAAGACCGGCCACCGCAAGGGTGACGGGGCGGAGATGGCGCGCATAGAGTTGATCGAGGGCTGA